The window GGTGTTCCTGAAAGCTGTTATGACGTACATTTTGCGGCCACCTGAATAAGATCCTGCATGCGCATGAGTTTTGAGACCGCTGCCACCATTTCAGGAGTGAGCCCCGGAGACAACCTCGCAAGTGCCTGGCTGTCTGCCTGATCAGTCAGAAGCCAGTCTCGAAATTCTCCGACGGTAAATGAACTGACCGCTTGAAATGCCTCATTGTCATGTTCGTCAAATATTAAACGGGTGACCTCATCTTCTTCATAGGGGATAACAGGCTCGTGTAAAAACCGCTGTAATAGTGTGTCGGCCAGGGCCATTTGGGCGGTTACCCGATCCTCTTCAGTTTCTGCAGCTATACTGGCAAGAACATCACCGGAACGAAGAGGCGAGGCTTTTGCCAGCAGCTTTTTCAAGGACATTTTTTTGCATGGGATACTCTTAATAAGTCATACCTGGGGTTCTGGTGTGCAGGTTCTTTTTGTCATGAGGATTGTCTGGGCAATTCGGACAGAGCGACCATATTTGCAATATTTGCGATATGGTTGATATCGTTTGTTCAAACAATGTCATTTTCCTCTGTCCGGCAGCGCATTTAGGCAAAAACTATATCCTCGATTTTGTCCTTAATCTCCTGAAGTTCCTTTTTTTTCAGAGCCTTTTTGTCGGTGAAGAAGACATCAATATCCTCAGTCGGGCAAAATCCAACCCGACTGATTCGACCAATTTTTGTCGAGTCAGCCAGCAGGTAGGATGCCTTGCTGTTGCCGATCATCGCTCTGGCAATTTCCGCCTCAGCGGGGTCAAAACTTGTTGCGCCGTATTGTGCATCAAGGCCGACCGGTGAGACGAGTGTGATGTCGGCATGATGACGATAAATTTCAGCGATTGTCTTTTCGCCAAAGGTTGCCGGGAGAGAGTCATGCAGCATTCCGCCGAGGAGAATAGTCATAATAGAATTTGTAAGCCGGCACTTTTCACATGAAAGTCTTTG of the Desulfosediminicola ganghwensis genome contains:
- a CDS encoding DeoR/GlpR family DNA-binding transcription regulator, whose translation is MWKEERFQKIRTLLQTYGRVTIKRAAEDLDASRETIRRDFSEMEQLGELKKIRGGAIALDPEHEPPITLRNYEQRKEKRAIAKAVVSRIKSGQTLFIDAGSTTSILAEELAKITGITVITNSLYIAQRLSCEKCRLTNSIMTILLGGMLHDSLPATFGEKTIAEIYRHHADITLVSPVGLDAQYGATSFDPAEAEIARAMIGNSKASYLLADSTKIGRISRVGFCPTEDIDVFFTDKKALKKKELQEIKDKIEDIVFA